The Cetobacterium sp. ZOR0034 genomic sequence GAGATATTTTTCTAGAAAGATTATACGCTTCCTGTTTTTCACCGGCTCCAATTTTATTTCCAATGATAATTGCTGATGCAGCTCCAATACCTATTCCAAATATGTTGAACATATTATTTATTGTAATTGCTATTTGCATAGTAGCGGTTGCATTTACTCCAAGTTGAGCATATGCAATAGAGAATGTAGAGATTCCTAGAATCCACATGATATCGTTGAAGATAACAGGAGATGCTATCTTGAAAAATTCTTTAAATTTTTGTATTGAAAGATTTTTGTAACTGTTGAATTTTGTAGCGATTACATTATCAAATTTATATATTGCAAATAGAATAAATGCTAGCTCCATAGTTCTAGATATTGTAGTTCCAAGAGCAGCTCCTGTAACACCGAGTCTAGGCGCACCGAATTTTCCAAATATAAATAGATAGTTTAAAATTCCATTGAATATAATTCCAACAATACTTCCATACATAGGTAGTTTTGTTTGTGCAGTACTTCTAAGAGCCATTGAAAATGCTAATGTTATCGATGATAAAATATAACTTACTGCAACGGTTCTAAGATAACTGACACCAAGTTGTGTAACTACTGGATCCTTTAAGAAAATATGTATTATGTTTTCTGGAAATAGTATGGCGATACTTGCAAAAAATATAGATACAACAACGGAAATAAGAAGAGATAAATCTAAAAATTCATGAATTTTTTTAATATCCTTTTTTCCCCAAAGTTGTGACATAAAGATAGAGGCACCCATACCAACTCCAGCAACTGAGTAGAAGAAAATCATATAAAATTGATTGGATAATCCAACAGCAGCAATTTCGCTTTCTCCGAGTTTTCCAACCATGATGTTGTCTAATAAGTTTAATGATGCCGTAATCAAACTTTGTAAAATGATTGGAATGGCTAGAGCCATTAACATTTTGATAAAGCTTTTTTCAAATTTAAATTTTTGAATCATATAACACTCCTTTTGTAAATTAAAGAGCAGATGGGTTATAAGCTGCCCATCTGCTCTTTTTATTTGTAATTATTATTTTTTCTTTTTTGCTTTGGTTTTAATTTTTTTCTTTGGTTTTCTAACGCTTCTTTCATCTTTATATTCAACATAAGATTTGATATGTTTATATTTCTCTATTAAAAGAGGGTTTTTAGCTACTGAGAATCCAAATTGTCCAATAGGTTTTTTAGACATTGGGAAATACTCTCCGTGGCAATAGTTTATTAAGTTAGCCCATTCGAAGTGAATCTTTCCCTTTTCATCGATTATATTTTTATTTATATGAGATCCAACAACCTCAGCTAAAAATAAATCATGAGTTCCTAGAGGTATGATTTGTTTAACTTTACATTCAATGTTTATAGGAAAATCCTCGATATAGGGTGAATTTACATGATGTCCTGGCTTTGAAGTTAAACCAAGATGTTTTA encodes the following:
- a CDS encoding MATE family efflux transporter, which codes for MIQKFKFEKSFIKMLMALAIPIILQSLITASLNLLDNIMVGKLGESEIAAVGLSNQFYMIFFYSVAGVGMGASIFMSQLWGKKDIKKIHEFLDLSLLISVVVSIFFASIAILFPENIIHIFLKDPVVTQLGVSYLRTVAVSYILSSITLAFSMALRSTAQTKLPMYGSIVGIIFNGILNYLFIFGKFGAPRLGVTGAALGTTISRTMELAFILFAIYKFDNVIATKFNSYKNLSIQKFKEFFKIASPVIFNDIMWILGISTFSIAYAQLGVNATATMQIAITINNMFNIFGIGIGAASAIIIGNKIGAGEKQEAYNLSRKISQFGVLLGIFIGFVFYFISPSIVGIFKITPETAKNVNVVLKTMAFFIPARFYAIIQVIGTLRGGGDVVYAIAVEMIGIWFIGIPLAFAAIHFIPGLSITTLYFIICLEEIVKCAMSYPRVTSYKWIKSLV
- a CDS encoding flavin reductase family protein translates to MTKELFKGSVVLNPVPAVVITSKNKDGKENAFTVAWTGTICTNPPMLSISIRPERLSYEYIKETMEFTVNLPNTFQVRETDYCGVISGRDVDKIKHLGLTSKPGHHVNSPYIEDFPINIECKVKQIIPLGTHDLFLAEVVGSHINKNIIDEKGKIHFEWANLINYCHGEYFPMSKKPIGQFGFSVAKNPLLIEKYKHIKSYVEYKDERSVRKPKKKIKTKAKKKK